The following coding sequences are from one Planctomicrobium piriforme window:
- a CDS encoding ATP-grasp domain-containing protein, producing the protein MIQSADTSVDLLIVGASARAAAFSAIRAGFRPLCLDLYADADLRAHASFHILNSYPDGILAELKRFPGLPVVYTGGMENNPDLLDAIGKTNPLWGNDSAAVGRVRSLPQLTEAARLARVRLPDYRDQNNPPPPDGNWLLRPLASSGGRGISLWTEDQQASPTLQEPHCFQQRIDGIPYSAAFIGSPESGDVRFIGMTRQLIGEADCHATGYQWCGNIGPVALSVAVENLIRRFGNVLKWKLGLKGLYGVDLMIDSQDVPWITEVNPRYPASIELLEHVTGIPFMREHCRCFAKEDLPSTNWNRAHPGEFLGKAVLYSPADLQLQSPLADAHQVPVREVPEVTDLPLPGGTLRRGEPVCTVFGESASVDLTLALLHQHLGEMTARLQSLSTPAG; encoded by the coding sequence TTGATCCAGAGTGCCGATACGAGCGTTGACCTGCTCATCGTGGGGGCGAGTGCCCGTGCGGCGGCATTTTCGGCGATTCGGGCCGGTTTCCGTCCGTTGTGCCTCGATCTGTATGCCGACGCGGATTTGCGGGCGCATGCCAGCTTTCACATTCTAAACAGCTACCCGGACGGGATTCTGGCCGAACTGAAACGGTTTCCCGGCCTGCCAGTGGTCTACACCGGGGGGATGGAAAACAATCCGGATCTGCTCGACGCCATCGGCAAGACGAATCCGCTCTGGGGCAATGATTCTGCGGCGGTGGGCCGCGTGCGATCACTTCCACAACTGACGGAAGCGGCCCGACTCGCCCGGGTCCGGCTGCCCGATTACCGGGATCAGAACAATCCGCCCCCTCCCGATGGAAACTGGCTGCTCCGTCCGCTGGCGAGTTCCGGGGGCCGGGGGATCAGTCTCTGGACGGAAGACCAGCAGGCGTCGCCGACCTTGCAGGAACCGCACTGCTTTCAGCAGCGGATCGACGGCATCCCGTATTCGGCGGCCTTCATCGGTTCGCCAGAATCGGGAGACGTGCGGTTCATCGGCATGACCCGCCAGCTCATTGGCGAGGCCGACTGCCATGCGACGGGCTACCAGTGGTGTGGGAATATCGGCCCGGTGGCACTGTCCGTCGCCGTCGAAAACCTGATTCGCCGCTTCGGCAACGTGCTGAAATGGAAGCTCGGCTTGAAGGGCCTCTACGGAGTCGACCTGATGATCGACTCGCAGGACGTGCCCTGGATCACCGAAGTGAATCCGCGCTACCCGGCCTCGATTGAACTGCTGGAACATGTGACCGGCATCCCCTTTATGCGGGAACATTGCCGCTGTTTCGCCAAAGAAGACCTCCCCTCTACGAACTGGAATCGGGCCCATCCCGGCGAGTTTCTGGGAAAAGCAGTGCTCTACAGCCCCGCGGATCTGCAACTGCAGTCGCCGCTGGCGGACGCACATCAGGTGCCCGTGCGGGAAGTGCCTGAAGTGACCGACTTGCCGCTGCCGGGGGGAACTCTGCGTCGCGGCGAACCGGTCTGCACTGTGTTTGGGGAATCTGCTTCGGTCGATCTCACCTTGGCCCTGCTGCATCAGCATCTGGGCGAGATGACCGCACGGCTGCAATCGCTTTCCACGCCGGCAGGCTGA
- a CDS encoding RNA polymerase sigma factor → MNPAELKRPAPDWLATWYTDHAQRLRAFVFGLLRDHAAADEVVQTTFQTALDRGENVRAGAEKSWLFQVAYNEAMGRKRRDEIHRRSIQKLPQKSPTETPASELLRSETIQQVQAALNQLPEEQRAVVIGRMYRGQTFQEIADETGLPLGTVLTRMRLALQKLTRTLQDAT, encoded by the coding sequence GTGAATCCCGCTGAGTTGAAACGGCCTGCCCCGGACTGGCTGGCGACGTGGTACACAGACCATGCGCAGCGGCTGAGGGCGTTCGTGTTCGGACTGCTGCGAGATCACGCTGCCGCCGACGAGGTCGTCCAAACCACATTTCAAACCGCCCTCGATCGCGGCGAGAATGTACGGGCAGGGGCCGAGAAATCCTGGCTGTTTCAAGTCGCCTATAACGAGGCGATGGGACGTAAGCGGCGGGACGAAATTCATCGCAGGTCGATTCAAAAACTTCCTCAAAAATCGCCGACAGAGACCCCCGCCTCGGAACTCCTTCGCAGTGAAACAATCCAGCAGGTTCAAGCTGCCCTGAACCAGCTTCCCGAAGAACAACGGGCAGTCGTGATTGGCAGGATGTATCGCGGGCAGACGTTTCAGGAGATCGCGGACGAGACCGGGCTTCCGCTCGGAACGGTGCTGACCCGCATGCGGCTCGCTCTACAGAAACTGACCAGAACACTTCAAGACGCAACATGA